A window of Candidatus Dadabacteria bacterium contains these coding sequences:
- the hisF gene encoding imidazole glycerol phosphate synthase subunit HisF: protein MVCKRIIPCLDVKDGRVVKGVNFKGLKDAGDPVRCAERYSKEGADEIAFLDITASGEGRKTMIEVVEKTAEGVFVPMSVGGGISTPEDARVLLLAGADKVVVNTAAVLNPRLVSDCADRFGSQCVVVAVDARRNGDMWEVHTHGGAKPAGVNAVEWAEKAEELGAGEILLTSMDRDGTREGYDIRLTKTVSERVGIPVIASGGVGEPAHFAEAATEGGADAMLAASVFHYGDISIMETKKSLASAGVEVRI from the coding sequence TTGGTCTGCAAACGAATCATCCCGTGCCTTGACGTGAAGGACGGCAGGGTCGTAAAGGGCGTCAACTTCAAGGGACTCAAAGATGCGGGCGACCCCGTCCGCTGCGCCGAGAGGTATTCAAAAGAGGGCGCGGACGAGATCGCGTTTCTGGACATAACCGCATCGGGCGAGGGCAGAAAGACCATGATTGAAGTGGTTGAAAAAACCGCCGAAGGGGTGTTTGTCCCGATGTCTGTGGGGGGCGGAATATCAACCCCCGAAGACGCGCGCGTCCTGCTGCTTGCGGGGGCGGACAAGGTGGTTGTCAACACCGCCGCAGTCTTAAACCCGCGCCTTGTGAGCGACTGCGCGGACAGGTTCGGCAGCCAGTGCGTCGTGGTGGCGGTTGACGCCCGCAGAAACGGCGATATGTGGGAGGTTCACACCCACGGCGGCGCAAAACCGGCGGGAGTGAACGCCGTTGAGTGGGCGGAGAAAGCGGAGGAGCTGGGAGCGGGGGAAATCCTTCTTACAAGCATGGACAGAGACGGGACCCGCGAGGGTTACGACATCAGGCTCACAAAAACGGTTTCAGAGCGGGTCGGCATTCCCGTCATCGCGTCCGGCGGCGTGGGAGAACCGGCGCATTTTGCGGAGGCGGCAACCGAAGGCGGCGCGGACGCCATGCTTGCGGCGTCCGTGTTTCACTACGGCGACATCAGCATAATGGAAACAAAAAAGTCCCTCGCCTCCGCGGGGGTTGAGGTGAGGATATGA